In Numidum massiliense, a single genomic region encodes these proteins:
- a CDS encoding GerAB/ArcD/ProY family transporter: protein MTHKLSQWQLSLTVINFIVGNSLLFAPGITALHAKTDGWLAVFLATAVGVACNGAWIFLLSKYNYMSIFEISDLVIGKWLGKIVTVALIFFAVHLCALVVRDASDFMVDVVMPETGPWLYQVGLLALAAYSVHHGATNIGRVNEVLSPLMLVCFIGSGLLVANQMKLQHLQPFFAQGMAPIWHGAFPLFGFPFFTLILFGALFTFLTDKTHVIRAYMSSLLISGLALGVAVVAVLSVSGTYVAQRDMYPSITIMRNITLSTVFERMEPIIASVWIFSIFIKITVAFLVALLGLAHLQGTAGGGRGQTGAKAGAEGGTGTSFARRSGTYTHYILPTAILIWSLSNQLHPNRSNFMEMTIKDWTPYTFSYYLLVMAVLIWGIVSKKNKSSGGTT from the coding sequence ATGACCCATAAACTGAGCCAGTGGCAACTCTCCTTGACAGTGATTAATTTTATCGTCGGCAATTCACTGCTTTTCGCACCAGGGATTACCGCGTTGCACGCGAAAACGGACGGTTGGCTAGCCGTATTTCTCGCCACAGCTGTCGGGGTGGCGTGCAACGGTGCGTGGATCTTTTTGTTAAGCAAATACAATTACATGTCCATCTTCGAAATTTCTGACTTGGTGATTGGTAAGTGGCTTGGAAAAATCGTTACGGTCGCGCTCATTTTTTTCGCTGTCCACCTTTGTGCACTCGTCGTGCGCGATGCGAGTGACTTTATGGTTGACGTCGTCATGCCAGAGACAGGCCCGTGGCTGTATCAAGTGGGTTTGCTCGCACTAGCGGCCTATTCGGTTCATCACGGTGCCACTAATATTGGGAGAGTGAACGAAGTGCTCTCTCCGCTTATGCTCGTCTGTTTTATCGGCTCAGGTCTTCTCGTCGCCAACCAGATGAAACTGCAGCATTTACAGCCTTTTTTTGCGCAAGGGATGGCTCCGATTTGGCACGGCGCGTTTCCGTTGTTCGGGTTTCCTTTTTTTACCCTCATTCTATTCGGGGCACTGTTTACGTTTCTTACGGACAAAACACACGTCATCCGGGCATATATGTCTAGCCTGTTAATCAGTGGGTTGGCACTCGGTGTCGCTGTCGTCGCCGTGCTCAGTGTGAGCGGGACGTATGTCGCGCAGCGAGATATGTATCCGAGTATCACGATTATGCGCAACATTACGTTAAGCACCGTGTTTGAACGGATGGAACCAATCATTGCTTCTGTATGGATTTTTTCTATTTTTATTAAAATAACGGTCGCATTTTTAGTTGCTCTCCTCGGGTTGGCGCATTTACAGGGTACAGCAGGAGGGGGACGGGGACAAACAGGTGCAAAAGCAGGTGCGGAAGGTGGAACGGGCACTTCTTTCGCACGTCGTTCGGGAACGTACACGCATTATATTTTGCCTACTGCCATTCTAATATGGAGTTTAAGCAATCAGCTACACCCAAATCGTTCCAACTTTATGGAGATGACTATAAAAGATTGGACTCCGTACACGTTTTCGTATTATTTGCTCGTGATGGCTGTCTTAATTTGGGGGATCGTTTCCAAGAAGAATAAGAGCAGCGGGGGAACGACGTGA
- a CDS encoding nucleoside recognition domain-containing protein, protein MSIPFALDLKAFDNAALEAKKLHSADSRDEIVTHIYQTTQTVCDGAITYPEQPKLRSQTYDKILTSPIWGFPIMLAMLGIVIYLTIAGANVPSNLLAQMFGVIEGYLTAAFNAVHAPGWLHGLLVLGLYRGTAWVISVMLPPMAIFFPMFALLENLGYLPRVAFNMDRLFKKSGGHGKQSLTMAMGFGCNAAAIVSTRIIESPRERMLAILTNNFVPCNGRWPMLILLSSLFMAAGYTGGFQTFVTASIVVGMVLFGIVVTLTVSWVLSKTALRGVPTHYTLELPPYRRPKFWNTVIRSSVDKSWSVLKRAVVIAAPAGLITWILANITVGDLSVLEHMAAFFDPFARSLGMDGFILMAFILGLPANEIVLPILLMGYLATGAMVDADGMAGIKNIFVAHGWTWLTALNTMLFSLLHYPCGTTLFTIYKETKSAKWTFLSFAIPTVIAIAVTFVVAQVVRGLGLV, encoded by the coding sequence ATGAGCATCCCGTTCGCGTTGGATCTTAAGGCGTTTGACAACGCCGCCCTCGAAGCGAAAAAGTTACACAGCGCAGACAGTCGCGATGAAATCGTCACTCACATCTACCAGACGACGCAAACGGTGTGTGACGGCGCGATCACTTACCCGGAACAACCGAAATTGCGTTCACAAACGTACGACAAAATTTTAACGTCACCGATCTGGGGCTTCCCGATCATGCTGGCGATGCTCGGGATCGTCATCTATTTAACAATCGCCGGAGCAAACGTCCCTTCCAATCTATTGGCACAAATGTTCGGCGTCATCGAAGGGTATTTGACCGCTGCCTTCAACGCCGTCCACGCCCCGGGATGGCTGCACGGCTTATTAGTGCTCGGCCTTTACCGCGGCACGGCGTGGGTGATCAGCGTCATGCTGCCGCCGATGGCCATCTTTTTCCCGATGTTTGCCTTACTAGAGAACCTCGGCTACTTGCCGCGCGTCGCCTTTAATATGGACCGCCTATTCAAAAAATCCGGTGGACACGGCAAGCAGTCGTTGACGATGGCGATGGGCTTTGGCTGTAACGCGGCGGCAATCGTCTCCACGCGCATCATCGAATCGCCGCGCGAGCGAATGCTGGCTATCTTGACGAACAACTTCGTCCCGTGCAACGGCCGCTGGCCCATGCTCATATTACTGTCGTCACTGTTTATGGCTGCCGGGTACACCGGTGGGTTCCAAACGTTCGTCACCGCAAGCATCGTCGTCGGTATGGTCTTATTCGGCATCGTCGTCACGCTGACTGTCTCATGGGTGCTGTCGAAAACCGCCTTGCGCGGCGTACCGACCCATTACACGTTGGAACTGCCGCCTTACCGTCGCCCGAAGTTTTGGAATACAGTCATCCGTTCCTCCGTCGACAAATCGTGGTCGGTGTTAAAACGCGCTGTCGTCATCGCCGCCCCGGCCGGGCTCATCACGTGGATTTTGGCCAACATTACGGTCGGCGATCTAAGCGTGTTAGAACATATGGCCGCCTTCTTCGACCCGTTTGCCCGCTCCTTAGGCATGGACGGCTTTATTTTAATGGCGTTCATTCTCGGACTACCGGCAAACGAAATCGTTTTGCCGATTTTGTTAATGGGTTATTTAGCGACAGGCGCAATGGTCGACGCCGACGGTATGGCCGGCATTAAAAACATTTTCGTCGCGCACGGCTGGACGTGGCTAACCGCCCTCAACACGATGCTTTTTTCGCTCTTGCACTACCCGTGCGGCACGACGTTATTTACGATTTATAAAGAAACAAAAAGCGCGAAGTGGACCTTCTTGTCCTTCGCGATTCCGACAGTGATCGCCATCGCCGTCACGTTTGTCGTCGCACAAGTCGTACGCGGCCTCGGCCTCGTCTAG
- a CDS encoding Ger(x)C family spore germination protein has product MPEQTTEPISVPKKGKKRIAALCASVLTWTVLAGMLLSACAAKRELTDLALVTALGIDEKDGKIVVYLQVVNPTGGMQSGQMGGMSGGSVYTFETTGTTFVDALAKADNLVSRQLFYPHLFFIVLGEKFARKRGLDSIVDLLERSNELRGTYLFFVAKGTTAGSILKVYTPIEKNPGMALRDSVMISGSSYGQQVIGVKDVIRWRYGENRDPVLHGVEPGTTPEEAKTTKELEHIDANRDAFRLTGLALFRESRLLDWMTLDESLGWTLMSDRYKGSMLLRIPNERQHSSFGILLRNVRTKLTPELKGEHLSYRVKVKGEAILKEINFDAKVEDERTIQQLQQLTERFLEEKMLQAVVKAKKHRIDNFGFGDALYRKKPREWEKRKKNWRKDLPALKVKVSAHIQIMTTGMRSESVHERKK; this is encoded by the coding sequence ATGCCAGAACAAACGACAGAACCGATAAGTGTACCGAAAAAAGGTAAAAAAAGAATTGCCGCCTTATGTGCGTCAGTGCTGACGTGGACGGTCTTAGCCGGGATGCTCTTATCCGCCTGTGCTGCCAAGCGGGAATTAACCGATTTAGCGTTGGTAACCGCGTTAGGGATCGATGAAAAGGACGGGAAGATCGTCGTCTACTTGCAGGTTGTCAATCCGACAGGCGGTATGCAATCGGGCCAAATGGGCGGGATGTCCGGCGGAAGCGTATACACTTTTGAAACGACAGGTACGACATTTGTCGACGCGTTGGCGAAAGCGGATAATTTAGTCTCGAGGCAACTGTTTTATCCGCATTTATTTTTTATCGTGCTCGGAGAAAAGTTCGCGCGTAAGCGAGGATTGGACAGTATCGTCGATCTCCTCGAACGCAGTAATGAATTGCGTGGAACATATTTATTTTTCGTCGCTAAAGGAACAACTGCCGGTAGTATTCTTAAAGTTTATACGCCGATAGAAAAAAATCCTGGCATGGCGCTAAGAGACAGCGTGATGATATCAGGCAGTTCGTACGGGCAACAAGTCATCGGAGTAAAAGATGTCATTCGTTGGCGCTACGGCGAAAATCGCGATCCGGTGTTGCACGGGGTGGAGCCGGGAACTACTCCCGAAGAAGCGAAAACGACAAAGGAATTGGAACATATCGACGCCAATCGCGATGCGTTTCGCTTGACCGGGCTAGCTCTGTTTCGCGAGAGTCGTCTCCTCGATTGGATGACGTTAGACGAATCGCTCGGGTGGACGCTCATGAGCGATCGCTACAAGGGGAGTATGCTGCTACGCATTCCAAATGAGAGACAGCACAGTTCCTTCGGGATTTTATTGCGTAATGTGCGAACTAAGCTAACGCCAGAACTTAAGGGTGAGCACCTAAGTTACCGGGTGAAGGTGAAGGGCGAGGCGATTTTAAAAGAAATCAACTTTGACGCGAAGGTCGAGGATGAGCGTACCATCCAACAGCTACAGCAACTGACCGAACGCTTTCTAGAAGAAAAAATGTTGCAGGCCGTGGTGAAAGCAAAGAAACATCGGATAGATAATTTTGGGTTTGGTGATGCGCTATACCGCAAGAAGCCGCGCGAGTGGGAGAAGCGAAAAAAAAATTGGCGCAAAGACCTTCCAGCACTCAAGGTGAAGGTAAGTGCGCATATTCAAATTATGACGACGGGAATGAGATCAGAAAGTGTCCACGAGCGGAAAAAATAA
- a CDS encoding FeoA family protein, whose translation MTKANKFPLNDAQVGDRVRIVNVAIEGTMRRRLLDLGFIPGAIVEVLQKSPLGDPIAYYVSHTTIALRQEESSQIFVEIC comes from the coding sequence ATGACCAAAGCAAATAAATTCCCCCTCAATGACGCGCAAGTCGGCGATCGCGTACGGATCGTGAACGTGGCGATCGAAGGCACGATGCGGCGTCGCCTGCTCGATTTAGGATTTATTCCCGGCGCGATCGTCGAAGTGTTACAAAAGAGTCCGTTAGGCGACCCGATTGCATACTATGTCAGCCACACGACCATTGCACTGCGTCAAGAAGAGAGTTCGCAAATTTTTGTTGAAATATGTTGA
- a CDS encoding GerAB/ArcD/ProY family transporter, which yields MNSKLSQWQLFLMVINFIIGSSFLFVPSLTSKFAYTDAWLSTLLATGVGLLFNMGWIYLLSRYDYASIYEIFDRVLGKWLGSLVTVAIVFFSIHLTALVVRNVSDYMVDVVMPETNPWIFQLVMLALAMYSASKGVGNIGKLNEVLSPLLFFLFYGSLLLVLNQFTLNNMQPVFAKGLFPIWHGTYVTLGFPFFELILIGSFFTFINQKRHVSRTFLLAILIGGLSLVIEVVVTLGVQGVYIVRRDLYPGISLLRELTVSPVFERMEAFISSVWIFTVYIKITIGFLASILGLAHLQKRKGAHKGEYGPFILPVALLIWGLVNQLHPNRPSHIAFSIKDWTSYTFTLFVIVTAVFVWGIVRKKHKQRSNE from the coding sequence GTGAACAGTAAACTGAGCCAGTGGCAACTGTTTCTCATGGTGATCAATTTCATAATCGGTAGCTCGTTTTTGTTTGTGCCGTCTTTAACTTCTAAGTTTGCGTACACCGACGCTTGGCTCTCGACGTTGCTTGCGACAGGAGTAGGACTCCTCTTCAATATGGGCTGGATTTATTTGCTCAGTCGCTACGACTATGCGTCCATATACGAAATATTTGACCGCGTGCTCGGTAAATGGTTGGGGAGTTTAGTGACGGTGGCGATCGTTTTTTTCTCAATCCATTTAACTGCACTCGTCGTCCGCAATGTAAGTGACTATATGGTCGACGTCGTCATGCCCGAGACGAACCCGTGGATTTTTCAATTAGTCATGCTAGCGCTAGCGATGTACTCGGCAAGTAAAGGTGTTGGCAACATCGGCAAGTTGAACGAAGTGCTCAGTCCGCTATTATTCTTCCTTTTTTATGGATCACTGCTCTTAGTACTCAATCAGTTTACCTTGAACAATATGCAGCCCGTTTTTGCAAAAGGGTTGTTCCCGATTTGGCACGGCACCTATGTAACGCTTGGCTTTCCTTTTTTTGAACTGATCCTGATAGGCAGTTTTTTCACCTTTATTAATCAAAAACGGCACGTATCGCGCACGTTTTTGCTGGCGATTTTAATCGGCGGTCTCTCACTCGTCATCGAAGTCGTCGTCACACTCGGTGTACAGGGGGTATATATTGTGCGGCGCGATTTGTATCCAGGCATTTCGCTTTTGCGCGAACTTACAGTTAGCCCCGTCTTTGAACGGATGGAAGCGTTTATTAGTTCGGTGTGGATTTTTACGGTATATATCAAGATCACGATCGGTTTTCTCGCCTCTATACTTGGACTGGCTCATTTGCAAAAAAGGAAAGGGGCGCATAAAGGAGAGTATGGTCCTTTTATCCTACCGGTAGCACTACTCATTTGGGGATTGGTGAATCAATTGCACCCGAACCGTCCGAGTCACATAGCTTTTTCGATAAAGGATTGGACATCGTACACGTTTACTTTATTTGTGATCGTCACTGCGGTGTTCGTGTGGGGGATCGTTAGGAAGAAGCACAAGCAGCGTTCAAACGAATAA
- a CDS encoding FeoB small GTPase domain-containing protein produces MRSREYRIALAGNPNTGKSTLFNLLTGLRQHTGNWPGKTVLLAEGTLEHGDYTYTLIDLPGTYSLYSNSADEEVARDYIIFEKPDVTVVVLDATAIERNMNLALQVLEMTDRVIVCVNLIDEARRKGITVDAKKLSARLGVPVLTMSARNREGIDEFLHILEQMATGQLTTDPIQVTYSDEMEAKIAQLEPLVLEAVGEAYPTRWIALRLLDGDEQLLTSLRQKLQEDYEEVTAYEHPVRVGS; encoded by the coding sequence ATGAGAAGCCGCGAATACCGTATCGCGTTGGCAGGTAACCCCAATACTGGAAAAAGCACCTTATTTAACTTACTGACGGGGTTGCGTCAACATACAGGCAACTGGCCGGGCAAAACCGTCCTCCTCGCCGAAGGTACGCTCGAACACGGCGACTACACGTATACATTGATCGACTTGCCCGGTACGTACTCGCTCTACTCCAACTCTGCGGACGAAGAAGTCGCCCGGGATTACATTATTTTTGAAAAACCGGACGTCACTGTCGTCGTGTTAGACGCGACAGCGATTGAGCGAAACATGAACTTAGCGCTGCAAGTGTTAGAGATGACTGACCGCGTCATCGTCTGTGTCAATTTAATCGACGAAGCGCGCCGCAAAGGCATCACCGTCGACGCGAAAAAACTGTCCGCCCGCTTAGGTGTTCCCGTTCTTACAATGTCTGCCCGCAACCGGGAAGGCATTGACGAGTTTTTGCACATCCTAGAGCAAATGGCGACAGGGCAACTCACCACCGACCCGATCCAAGTGACATACAGTGACGAGATGGAAGCAAAAATAGCACAGCTGGAACCACTCGTCCTCGAAGCCGTCGGCGAGGCGTACCCCACCCGTTGGATTGCACTGCGCTTGTTGGACGGCGATGAACAACTACTCACTTCACTGCGCCAAAAGTTACAAGAGGATTACGAGGAAGTGACCGCCTATGAGCATCCCGTTCGCGTTGGATCTTAA
- a CDS encoding ArsR/SmtB family transcription factor, producing MESGIYVNKKEQTSKEEQKAVVAKSGSNEPLDEETLFIVSQTFKALADPTRVRILHLLAEKEHSVNDIAEHLSLAQSTVSHQLRFLKNLRLVKFRREGTTIFYSPDDQHVMDILKQTIKHAQHD from the coding sequence ATGGAAAGTGGGATATACGTGAACAAAAAGGAGCAAACGAGTAAAGAGGAACAGAAGGCGGTTGTTGCTAAGTCTGGATCAAATGAGCCACTAGATGAAGAAACGTTGTTTATCGTTTCCCAGACGTTTAAGGCGTTGGCGGATCCGACGCGCGTACGCATCTTACATTTGCTCGCAGAAAAAGAGCATTCCGTGAACGATATTGCCGAACATTTATCGTTGGCGCAGTCTACTGTGTCTCATCAGCTACGCTTTTTGAAAAACTTACGCCTTGTGAAGTTTCGACGTGAAGGGACGACCATTTTTTATTCGCCGGACGACCAGCACGTCATGGACATACTTAAGCAGACGATTAAGCACGCACAGCATGACTGA
- a CDS encoding heavy metal translocating P-type ATPase, translating into MRDYKLVGLSCPNCAADLQEQINELPGGESASISYQLGKLTVDEATDLDKVQKILATDGVRLETSAAQGDTAASRRWQWTKHLPTEVIASAVIFIVALSFGGYAYVAIPLYLAAIILSGRQTFIKGLKNLVRFKFNIDTLMTIALIGAVCIGEWKEATMVAILFGLNEHLEGLGMEKARDSVEKLLAVAPKEALLIDGDGERIVPIASLQVGDIVRVRPGDQVPSDGFVIEGKSSVNEAAITGESLPVDKQNGDNVFGGSVNNEGVLKVKVGKPYEDSALAKILHLVEQAQETKTPTELFINRFAQYYTPLIIVIAIVVMTVPPLLFGGTWGDWFYQGLAVLIVGCPCALILSSPIANIAGITRNARNGILVKGSVYLEQLGKIDTLAFDKTGTLTKGTPHVAKKITYDHERFLAVAGAVEKSSAHPLAQAIMQEVAREMAPGGVPLSEPDDSEAIPGQGVQATIDGEIYTVGNEKSIAHIAVPANVQRDIEQMKAEGLTLVLVADSAHVLGIFGIADEIRAESREVIDALHRAGVHQTVMLTGDHEKTAEKVAQAVGVDASYGNLLPEDKVEKIKALAGKGEVAMVGDGINDAPALATADLGIAMGKGTDSAIETADVVLMQDHLGKLPSAIAVAKRVNRTIRFNIAFALGLKLLALLLTIPGLLTLWIAIISDMGATVLVTLFSLTILWERKSDSVRVTG; encoded by the coding sequence GTGAGAGATTACAAATTAGTCGGTTTATCGTGTCCGAACTGCGCAGCCGATTTACAAGAACAAATCAATGAACTTCCCGGCGGCGAGTCTGCCTCGATCAGTTATCAGCTAGGGAAGTTAACGGTCGACGAAGCTACGGATTTAGACAAAGTACAAAAAATATTGGCAACCGACGGCGTTCGCTTGGAGACGTCTGCCGCACAAGGCGATACAGCAGCAAGTAGGCGGTGGCAATGGACAAAACATTTACCGACCGAGGTGATTGCCTCTGCTGTCATTTTTATTGTGGCGCTTTCGTTCGGCGGCTACGCGTATGTCGCCATTCCGCTGTACCTCGCGGCGATAATTCTCAGCGGGCGTCAAACGTTTATTAAAGGGTTAAAAAATTTAGTGCGCTTCAAGTTTAACATTGATACACTCATGACAATCGCTTTAATCGGCGCGGTGTGCATCGGTGAGTGGAAAGAAGCGACGATGGTTGCTATTTTATTCGGCCTCAACGAACACTTGGAAGGGCTCGGGATGGAAAAGGCGCGCGACTCCGTGGAGAAATTGTTAGCAGTTGCGCCGAAAGAAGCGCTCTTAATCGACGGTGACGGCGAGCGCATCGTGCCGATCGCCTCCTTGCAAGTCGGTGACATCGTGCGCGTCCGTCCCGGCGATCAAGTGCCGTCCGACGGTTTCGTCATCGAAGGGAAAAGTTCAGTCAACGAAGCGGCGATCACCGGGGAGTCGCTACCTGTCGACAAACAGAATGGCGACAATGTGTTCGGTGGCAGTGTAAATAACGAAGGCGTCTTAAAAGTGAAAGTGGGCAAACCGTACGAAGACTCGGCGCTGGCGAAGATTTTGCACCTCGTCGAACAAGCGCAAGAGACGAAAACGCCGACCGAATTGTTTATCAATCGGTTTGCACAATACTACACGCCGCTCATCATCGTCATTGCGATCGTCGTGATGACGGTGCCGCCGCTGTTGTTCGGTGGGACGTGGGGCGACTGGTTTTACCAAGGGTTGGCCGTACTCATCGTCGGTTGTCCGTGTGCGTTGATTCTTTCTTCGCCGATCGCCAACATTGCCGGCATTACGCGCAACGCGCGCAACGGCATCTTAGTGAAAGGTTCCGTGTACCTCGAACAGCTCGGTAAAATCGATACACTCGCTTTTGACAAGACAGGGACGTTAACGAAAGGGACACCACACGTTGCCAAAAAAATCACTTACGACCATGAGCGGTTTCTTGCAGTGGCGGGGGCGGTGGAGAAGTCGTCAGCCCACCCGTTGGCACAAGCGATTATGCAGGAGGTTGCGCGGGAGATGGCGCCAGGCGGCGTTCCGCTCAGTGAGCCAGACGATAGCGAGGCGATTCCCGGCCAAGGTGTGCAGGCGACGATCGATGGGGAGATTTACACGGTCGGCAATGAGAAAAGCATCGCTCACATTGCCGTTCCGGCGAACGTACAGCGCGATATTGAGCAAATGAAGGCAGAAGGGCTCACCCTCGTCCTCGTGGCCGACAGCGCGCACGTGCTCGGGATCTTCGGCATCGCCGACGAAATTCGCGCAGAAAGTCGCGAGGTGATCGATGCCTTACACCGTGCGGGCGTGCACCAGACGGTGATGCTGACAGGTGACCACGAGAAAACAGCGGAAAAAGTGGCGCAAGCGGTCGGGGTGGATGCGTCTTACGGTAACTTGTTGCCGGAAGACAAGGTCGAGAAAATAAAAGCGTTGGCGGGCAAGGGCGAAGTCGCGATGGTTGGCGACGGCATCAACGACGCACCGGCACTCGCGACGGCCGACTTAGGCATCGCGATGGGTAAAGGTACGGACAGCGCCATTGAAACGGCGGACGTCGTGTTAATGCAGGATCACTTAGGTAAGCTTCCGAGCGCCATTGCCGTCGCCAAACGGGTGAATCGTACGATTCGCTTCAACATCGCCTTCGCTCTCGGTTTGAAGTTACTCGCCTTGCTGCTGACGATTCCGGGCCTGCTGACGTTGTGGATCGCGATCATTTCCGACATGGGTGCTACGGTGCTCGTGACGTTGTTTAGCTTGACGATTTTGTGGGAGCGTAAAAGCGACAGTGTTCGCGTGACAGGGTGA